One window of Streptomyces sp. SUK 48 genomic DNA carries:
- a CDS encoding acetolactate synthase large subunit — MTEQATGAHHPQPRPRSGGQHSAPVEHVTGAQSLIRSLEEVGADTVFGIPGGAILPAYDPLMDSTRVRHVLVRHEQGAGHAAEGYAQATGKVGVCMATSGPGATNLVTPIADAHMDSVPMVAITGQVSSKSIGTDAFQEADIVGITMPITKHNFLVTKAEEIPRVIAQAFHIASTGRPGPVLVDIAKDALQAKTTFSWPPVMDLPGYRPVTKPHAKQIREAAKLITAAKRPVLYVGGGVLKAKATAELKVLAELTGAPVTTTLMALGAFPDSHPLHVGMPGMHGAVTAVTALQKADLIVALGARFDDRVTGKLDSFAPYAKIVHADIDPAEIGKNREADVPIVGDAREVIADLVQAVQKEHSEGNQGEAARTGYAAWWQDLNRWRETYPLGYDRPEDGSLSPQAVIERVGQLAPEGTIFAAGVGQHQMWSAHFIQYERPATWLNSGGAGTMGYSVPAAMGAKAGRPEQTVWAIDGDGCFQMTNQELTTCALNNIPIKVAVINNGALGMVRQWQTLFYNQRYSNTVLHSGPDDVDPEARGTRVPDFVKLAEAMGCVGLRCERPEDLDKVIEEANSINDRPVVVDFIVHQDAMVWPMVAAGTSNDEIMAARDVRPDFGDSEDD, encoded by the coding sequence ATGACCGAGCAGGCCACCGGGGCCCATCATCCGCAGCCCCGGCCCCGATCCGGCGGGCAGCACTCCGCCCCCGTCGAGCACGTCACGGGCGCGCAGTCCCTCATCCGCTCCCTCGAGGAGGTCGGGGCGGACACGGTGTTCGGAATTCCCGGCGGCGCGATCCTGCCGGCGTACGACCCGCTGATGGACTCCACCCGGGTGCGCCACGTCCTGGTCCGCCACGAGCAGGGCGCGGGCCACGCGGCCGAGGGGTACGCGCAGGCCACCGGCAAGGTCGGCGTCTGCATGGCGACGAGCGGGCCGGGCGCCACCAACCTGGTCACCCCGATCGCCGACGCCCACATGGACTCGGTGCCGATGGTCGCGATCACCGGCCAGGTGTCGTCGAAGTCGATCGGCACCGACGCCTTCCAGGAGGCGGACATCGTCGGCATCACGATGCCGATCACCAAGCACAACTTCCTGGTGACCAAGGCCGAGGAGATCCCGCGGGTCATCGCGCAGGCGTTCCACATCGCCTCCACCGGGCGCCCCGGCCCGGTGCTGGTCGACATCGCCAAGGACGCCCTCCAGGCGAAGACCACCTTCTCCTGGCCGCCGGTCATGGACCTGCCCGGCTACCGCCCGGTCACCAAACCGCACGCCAAGCAGATCCGCGAGGCCGCCAAGCTGATCACCGCCGCCAAGCGGCCGGTCCTCTACGTCGGCGGCGGCGTCCTGAAGGCCAAGGCGACCGCCGAGCTGAAGGTCCTCGCCGAACTCACCGGAGCGCCCGTCACCACCACCCTGATGGCGCTCGGCGCATTCCCCGACAGCCACCCGCTGCACGTGGGAATGCCGGGCATGCACGGTGCGGTCACCGCCGTCACCGCGCTGCAGAAGGCCGACCTGATCGTCGCCCTCGGAGCCCGCTTCGACGACCGCGTCACCGGCAAGCTGGACAGCTTCGCGCCGTACGCCAAGATCGTGCACGCCGACATCGACCCGGCCGAGATCGGCAAGAACCGCGAGGCGGACGTGCCGATCGTGGGCGACGCCCGCGAGGTCATCGCCGACCTGGTGCAGGCGGTGCAGAAGGAGCACAGCGAGGGCAACCAGGGCGAGGCCGCCCGCACGGGATACGCCGCCTGGTGGCAGGACCTCAACCGGTGGCGCGAGACCTACCCGCTCGGCTACGACCGGCCCGAGGACGGCTCGCTGTCCCCGCAGGCCGTCATCGAGCGCGTCGGACAGCTCGCCCCCGAGGGCACCATCTTCGCGGCGGGCGTCGGTCAGCACCAGATGTGGTCCGCGCACTTCATCCAGTACGAGCGGCCCGCCACCTGGCTGAACTCCGGCGGCGCCGGAACCATGGGCTACTCGGTCCCGGCCGCCATGGGCGCCAAGGCCGGCCGGCCCGAGCAGACGGTCTGGGCGATCGACGGCGACGGCTGCTTCCAGATGACCAACCAGGAACTGACCACCTGCGCCCTGAACAACATCCCCATCAAGGTCGCCGTCATCAACAACGGCGCGCTCGGGATGGTCCGCCAGTGGCAGACTCTGTTCTACAACCAGCGCTACTCCAACACCGTCCTGCACAGCGGTCCCGACGACGTCGACCCCGAGGCCCGGGGTACGCGGGTGCCGGACTTCGTGAAGCTGGCCGAGGCGATGGGCTGCGTGGGGCTGCGCTGCGAGCGCCCCGAGGACCTGGACAAGGTCATCGAGGAGGCCAACTCCATCAACGACCGTCCGGTGGTCGTGGACTTCATCGTCCACCAGGACGCCATGGTGTGGCCGATGGTCGCCGCCGGCACCTCGAACGACGAGATCATGGCCGCCCGGGACGTCCGCCCCGACTTCGGCGACAGCGAAGACGACTGA
- a CDS encoding PQQ-dependent sugar dehydrogenase, producing the protein MIVRRRAVPTVLAAAAALLLTAGCSSGSPGVGFPGQLPRTAPPSTAPAAPASESAAPARGSVRVLRTVAEGLKSPWGLAVLPDGDLLVSSRDDGTITRIDPGTGRKTELGTVSGVSPAGEGGLLGIALSPHYASDHMIYAYFTSASDNRVVRMLYDDKKPAGEQLGAPDTLFKGIPKGPVHNGGRIAFGPDGMLYAGTGESGRRGLAQDRNSLGGKILRLTPDGEPAPGDPFPGSPVYSLGHRNVQGLAWDDRQRLFASEFGQDTWDELNAIKPGGNYGWPDAEGRSTNPRFQNPIAAWHTDDASPSGIAYVHGVIWMAALKGERLWRIPLQGTRAAAAPQSFLTGTYGRLRTVAPAGDGKLWLITSNTDGRGHPKKGDDRVLELQVS; encoded by the coding sequence GTGATCGTGCGACGCCGAGCTGTGCCGACCGTGCTGGCCGCGGCCGCCGCCCTCCTGCTGACGGCGGGCTGCTCCTCCGGCTCCCCCGGCGTGGGCTTCCCGGGCCAACTCCCCCGCACGGCGCCCCCGAGCACCGCGCCCGCCGCCCCCGCCTCGGAGTCGGCGGCACCGGCCAGGGGCTCGGTACGGGTGCTGCGCACGGTGGCCGAGGGCCTGAAGTCACCGTGGGGTCTCGCCGTGCTGCCGGACGGCGATCTGCTGGTCTCCTCCCGCGACGACGGGACGATCACCCGCATCGACCCGGGCACGGGCCGCAAGACGGAGCTGGGCACGGTCTCCGGGGTCTCCCCGGCGGGCGAGGGCGGCCTGCTGGGCATCGCGCTGTCCCCGCACTACGCCTCGGACCACATGATCTACGCCTACTTCACCTCCGCCTCGGACAACCGCGTCGTCCGCATGCTCTACGACGACAAGAAACCGGCCGGTGAGCAACTGGGCGCCCCCGACACGCTGTTCAAGGGCATCCCCAAGGGCCCCGTCCACAACGGCGGCCGGATCGCCTTCGGCCCCGACGGCATGCTGTACGCCGGCACCGGCGAGAGCGGCCGGCGCGGCCTCGCCCAGGACCGGAACTCCCTGGGCGGCAAGATCCTCCGGCTGACCCCGGACGGCGAACCGGCCCCCGGCGACCCCTTCCCCGGCTCCCCCGTCTACTCCCTGGGCCACCGCAACGTCCAGGGTCTCGCCTGGGACGACCGCCAGCGCCTGTTCGCCTCCGAGTTCGGCCAGGACACCTGGGACGAACTGAACGCCATCAAGCCCGGCGGCAACTACGGCTGGCCCGACGCCGAGGGCAGGTCCACGAACCCGCGCTTCCAGAACCCCATCGCCGCGTGGCACACCGACGACGCCTCCCCCAGCGGCATCGCCTACGTCCACGGCGTCATCTGGATGGCCGCCCTCAAGGGCGAACGCCTGTGGCGCATCCCTCTCCAGGGCACCCGCGCCGCGGCCGCCCCCCAGTCCTTCCTCACCGGCACCTACGGCCGCCTGCGCACGGTCGCCCCGGCGGGCGACGGCAAGCTGTGGCTGATCACGAGCAACACGGACGGGCGGGGGCATCCGAAGAAGGGGGATGACAGGGTGCTGGAGCTTCAGGTGAGTTAG
- a CDS encoding DUF6191 domain-containing protein, which yields MFDAFSELFTPGRKHTRDEQNRLELTREEVGDSDPGRGPIDLTSGKAVIRLSAPNPDPTEPGKIQTRGPNSPEAPAPCHPPSSDAPARPCCS from the coding sequence GTGTTCGACGCCTTCAGTGAACTGTTCACGCCTGGTCGCAAGCACACCCGCGACGAACAGAACCGTCTCGAACTGACCCGGGAGGAGGTCGGGGACAGCGACCCGGGCCGCGGCCCCATAGACCTGACCTCCGGCAAGGCGGTCATACGCCTGTCCGCTCCGAACCCGGACCCCACCGAGCCCGGCAAGATCCAAACGAGAGGCCCTAACTCACCTGAAGCTCCAGCACCCTGTCATCCCCCTTCTTCGGATGCCCCCGCCCGTCCGTGTTGCTCGTGA
- a CDS encoding aldo/keto reductase, translating to MERRTIGAGALAVGAVGLGCMPMSWAYTTSRQRGDESVRCVHRALDLGSGLLDTADMYGPFTNELLLGRVLKERRADAFVSTKVGLLVGEQHIVANGRPGYVKRACDASLRRLQTDVIDLYQLHRPDPEVPIEETWGAMAELVRAGKVRSLGLCALGARGGRRSGTGLHDGTLRLLQRAQQVFPVAAVEAELSVWSPEALRTLLPWCEARGVGFLAAMPLGNGFLTGTLTPGEGFEPDDVRARHPRFTAEMMAANQPIVAGLRRVARRHGPEVTPAQVALAWVLSRGRHVIALPGTKRERWAAENAAAAGLRLSAADLAEIGRLPGARGSWD from the coding sequence GTGGAGCGCAGGACGATCGGCGCGGGGGCGCTCGCGGTGGGGGCCGTCGGACTCGGGTGCATGCCGATGAGCTGGGCGTACACCACCTCACGGCAACGGGGCGACGAGTCGGTGAGATGCGTGCACCGGGCGCTGGACCTGGGGTCGGGCCTGCTGGACACCGCGGACATGTACGGCCCGTTCACCAATGAGCTGCTGCTCGGGCGGGTGCTGAAGGAGCGGCGGGCCGACGCGTTCGTCTCCACGAAGGTGGGGCTGCTGGTGGGCGAGCAGCACATCGTGGCCAACGGCCGCCCCGGCTATGTGAAACGGGCCTGCGACGCCTCGCTGCGCCGCCTCCAGACCGATGTGATCGACCTGTACCAGTTGCACCGCCCCGACCCCGAGGTGCCGATCGAGGAGACCTGGGGCGCGATGGCCGAGCTGGTGCGGGCCGGGAAGGTGCGCTCGCTCGGCCTGTGCGCGCTGGGCGCGCGCGGCGGCCGCCGCTCGGGCACCGGCCTGCACGACGGCACCCTGCGCCTGTTGCAGCGGGCGCAGCAGGTGTTCCCGGTGGCCGCGGTCGAGGCCGAGCTGTCGGTGTGGTCGCCGGAGGCGCTGCGGACGCTGCTGCCCTGGTGCGAGGCGCGGGGCGTGGGCTTCCTTGCGGCGATGCCGCTGGGCAACGGCTTCCTGACCGGCACGCTCACCCCGGGCGAGGGCTTCGAACCGGACGACGTCCGCGCCCGGCACCCCCGGTTCACCGCCGAGATGATGGCCGCCAACCAGCCGATCGTGGCCGGCCTGCGCCGCGTCGCCCGGCGGCACGGCCCCGAGGTCACCCCGGCGCAGGTCGCGCTGGCCTGGGTGCTGTCGCGGGGCCGCCATGTGATCGCGCTGCCGGGCACGAAACGGGAGCGCTGGGCCGCGGAGAACGCGGCGGCGGCCGGGCTGCGGCTGTCGGCGGCGGACCTGGCGGAGATAGGGCGGCTGCCGGGGGCGCGGGGGTCGTGGGACTGA
- a CDS encoding EAL domain-containing protein, whose protein sequence is MRGRVRIGRTRASEQLVLALVCAAYAVGAAFDWGTDEIALVMGDFGLSAAAGAAAVSCFLYARGLRVRYRPAWLLFGLSSAMASLGNAVWGWYEVVLGRPVPSPSYADLFFLCFAPPAIVGLLVLASRPVTRAGWICLGLDAWLIGGSLLTLSWSLALAQAARFDGPSVAHTALSLAYPLLDIALVSMVLALHFRRAPGNRTAVNTAIGALALTVMCDALFTSPLLHSSYRSGQLLDAGWFAGSLLLAYAPWATPRPGSTPAPPHGRTRAASGHLPAPRAAGHGAPSAAAPSAPVPTAEHSRDAGTGQDAGSGHDGYAGAGRDAYQGAGHGGYSDQEPSRHADTGDGPFAGAGHGPHPAPDPTDPAPDAGADPVRHPADRPITGSLAALTPYLAAAVCTLGILYNVLNGRRPDHVVLITAGCVVLALVIRQGIMLLDNITLTQELAQQENHFRSLVQGSSDVIMIAAPNGILRYVSPAAAGVYGRPAEELVGTELAALIHPEDLGCVVHEVRRFLAASPLTEPTTRIECRFRSGGGGGWLNVESTVNRHHGGLIFNSRDVTERVRLQAQLQHNAEHDPLTDLPNRALFTRRVQQALSGRRATDRGAALRGTAVLFIDLDGFKAVNDTIGHQAGDELLVQAARRLQDAVRQGDTASRLGGDEFAALIVGDGTHDRAARERNILELADRLRMTLSQPYAIDGNDVRVNASIGVSFAEPGLGAGELLRNADLAMYRAKSAGKGRVELYKPQMQQDVVRKAELATRLRAALHDGEFALLHQPVVRLDDGRITAVSAQARWRSSQGVLFTPAEFLRVAEDGDKTAELDRWILQEAVAGAAERAASGLVVPVTVRMSARRLLDRSLPPGSVEALLTRYGLPPGALVIELSDTDPGLGLDELERRLTALSRLGVRIALDGFGSGHAAITALRRLPVDILKLDRALVEGVVDSARLHKITSGLLRIANDLGIQSVAEGVDLPEQAVALRAMGCTHGTGAAFSGPLDEYRLRRALGAGSVPVPHPGTGAHAPAGAHASGGAHASGGAHASAGAHAGTALHAPSGPHASAEPAFAGRVRETQGRLGAAGVYTGGVPAVFGGGSALRSHSETPVPPT, encoded by the coding sequence GTGCGCGGCCGGGTCCGCATCGGGCGCACCCGCGCCTCCGAGCAACTCGTCCTCGCCCTCGTGTGCGCTGCGTACGCCGTCGGCGCCGCGTTCGACTGGGGCACCGACGAGATCGCGCTGGTCATGGGCGACTTCGGGCTCAGCGCCGCGGCCGGCGCCGCCGCCGTCTCCTGCTTCCTCTACGCCCGCGGCCTCCGGGTGCGCTACCGCCCCGCCTGGCTGCTGTTCGGCCTTTCCTCGGCCATGGCGTCCCTGGGCAACGCCGTCTGGGGCTGGTACGAGGTCGTGCTCGGCCGGCCCGTGCCCAGCCCGTCGTACGCCGATCTGTTCTTCCTGTGCTTCGCGCCGCCCGCGATCGTGGGCCTGCTGGTGCTCGCCAGCCGTCCGGTGACCCGGGCGGGCTGGATCTGTCTGGGCCTGGACGCCTGGCTGATCGGCGGTTCCCTGCTCACTCTGTCGTGGAGCCTCGCGCTCGCCCAGGCGGCCCGGTTCGACGGGCCGAGCGTGGCGCACACCGCGCTGTCGCTGGCGTACCCGCTGCTGGACATCGCGCTGGTCAGCATGGTGCTCGCGCTGCACTTCCGGCGCGCGCCCGGCAACCGCACCGCCGTCAACACCGCGATCGGGGCGCTCGCCCTGACCGTGATGTGCGACGCGCTGTTCACCTCGCCGCTGCTGCACAGCAGTTACCGCTCCGGGCAGCTGCTGGACGCGGGCTGGTTCGCCGGTTCGCTGCTCCTCGCCTACGCCCCCTGGGCCACACCCCGGCCCGGGAGCACACCGGCGCCGCCGCACGGGCGCACCCGCGCGGCCTCCGGGCACCTGCCCGCACCGCGCGCCGCCGGGCACGGGGCACCGTCCGCGGCCGCCCCGAGCGCGCCCGTCCCGACCGCCGAGCACAGCCGGGACGCGGGCACCGGGCAGGACGCCGGTTCCGGGCACGACGGGTACGCGGGCGCCGGGCGCGACGCGTACCAGGGCGCCGGGCACGGCGGGTATTCGGACCAGGAACCGAGCCGCCACGCGGACACCGGGGACGGCCCGTTCGCCGGCGCCGGGCACGGTCCGCACCCGGCCCCCGACCCCACCGACCCCGCTCCTGACGCCGGTGCCGACCCCGTCCGCCACCCGGCCGACCGCCCGATCACCGGCTCGCTCGCCGCGCTCACCCCGTACCTCGCGGCGGCGGTGTGCACCCTGGGCATCCTGTACAACGTCCTGAACGGCCGCCGGCCCGACCACGTCGTGCTGATCACCGCGGGCTGCGTGGTGCTGGCGCTGGTGATCCGCCAGGGCATCATGCTGCTGGACAACATCACCCTGACCCAGGAACTGGCGCAGCAGGAGAACCACTTCCGCTCCCTGGTGCAGGGCTCCAGCGACGTCATCATGATCGCCGCGCCCAACGGCATCCTGCGCTACGTCTCCCCGGCCGCCGCCGGGGTCTACGGCCGTCCCGCCGAGGAGCTGGTGGGCACCGAGCTGGCCGCCCTGATCCACCCCGAGGACCTGGGCTGCGTGGTGCACGAGGTGCGCCGCTTCCTCGCGGCCAGCCCGCTGACCGAGCCCACCACCCGCATCGAGTGCCGCTTCCGCTCCGGCGGCGGCGGAGGCTGGCTGAACGTGGAGTCCACGGTCAACCGCCACCACGGCGGCCTGATCTTCAACAGCCGGGACGTCACCGAACGCGTGCGCCTCCAGGCGCAGTTGCAGCACAACGCGGAGCACGACCCGCTGACCGACCTGCCCAACCGCGCGCTGTTCACCCGGCGCGTCCAGCAGGCCCTGTCCGGCCGCCGGGCCACCGACCGGGGCGCCGCCCTGCGCGGCACCGCGGTGCTCTTCATCGACCTCGACGGCTTCAAGGCCGTCAACGACACCATCGGGCACCAGGCGGGCGACGAACTCCTCGTCCAGGCCGCCCGACGGCTCCAGGACGCGGTCCGCCAGGGCGACACCGCCTCCCGGCTGGGCGGCGACGAGTTCGCGGCCCTCATCGTCGGGGACGGCACCCATGACCGCGCCGCCCGGGAGCGCAACATCCTGGAGCTCGCCGACCGTCTCCGGATGACCCTCTCCCAGCCCTACGCGATCGACGGCAACGATGTCCGGGTCAACGCCTCCATCGGTGTCTCCTTCGCCGAACCCGGCCTCGGCGCAGGTGAGCTGCTGCGCAACGCCGACCTCGCGATGTACCGCGCGAAATCGGCCGGAAAGGGCCGGGTCGAGCTGTACAAGCCGCAGATGCAGCAGGACGTCGTACGCAAGGCGGAGCTGGCCACCCGGCTGCGCGCCGCGCTGCACGACGGGGAGTTCGCGCTGCTGCACCAGCCCGTGGTGCGGCTGGACGACGGCCGGATCACGGCGGTCTCGGCACAGGCCCGCTGGCGCTCCTCGCAGGGGGTGCTGTTCACCCCGGCCGAGTTCCTGCGGGTGGCCGAGGACGGCGACAAGACGGCCGAGCTGGACCGCTGGATCCTCCAGGAGGCCGTGGCGGGGGCCGCCGAGCGGGCCGCGAGCGGGCTCGTCGTCCCGGTGACGGTGCGGATGAGCGCGCGGCGGCTGCTGGACCGCTCGCTGCCGCCCGGCTCCGTGGAGGCGCTGCTGACCAGATACGGGCTGCCGCCCGGGGCGCTGGTCATCGAGCTGTCCGACACCGATCCCGGGCTCGGCCTGGACGAGCTGGAGCGGCGGCTGACCGCGCTGAGCCGGCTCGGGGTGCGCATCGCGCTGGACGGCTTCGGCAGCGGCCACGCGGCGATCACCGCGCTGCGGCGGCTGCCCGTGGACATCCTCAAGCTCGACCGCGCTCTGGTCGAGGGCGTGGTGGACTCCGCGCGGCTGCACAAGATCACCAGCGGGCTGCTGCGGATCGCCAACGACCTCGGCATCCAGTCCGTGGCCGAGGGCGTGGACCTGCCCGAGCAGGCGGTGGCGCTGCGCGCGATGGGCTGCACCCATGGCACCGGCGCGGCGTTCTCCGGACCGCTGGACGAGTACCGGCTGCGCCGGGCGCTCGGCGCCGGCTCCGTCCCGGTGCCGCACCCCGGAACCGGCGCGCACGCACCGGCCGGAGCGCATGCCTCGGGTGGAGCGCACGCCTCGGGTGGAGCGCACGCCTCGGCCGGAGCCCACGCGGGGACCGCTCTGCACGCGCCGAGCGGGCCCCACGCGTCGGCCGAACCGGCGTTCGCGGGCAGAGTTCGGGAAACCCAGGGGCGGCTGGGTGCCGCGGGGGTGTACACCGGAGGAGTACCCGCTGTTTTCGGAGGCGGCAGTGCCCTTCGCTCACATTCTGAGACGCCCGTCCCACCCACTTGA